A window of the Dryobates pubescens isolate bDryPub1 chromosome 36, bDryPub1.pri, whole genome shotgun sequence genome harbors these coding sequences:
- the PGAP3 gene encoding post-GPI attachment to proteins factor 3: MAAGGAARTALLLLLGAAAAPVPARGSQGDREPLYRECLSRCERQNCSGAALKHFRARQPLYMGLTGWSCRDDCKYDCMWRTVRLYLQGGHRVPQFHGKWPFRRFLCFQEPASAFASFLNGLASFVMLLRYKAAVPPASPMYHTCVAFAWVSLNAWFWSTVFHTRDTAVTEKLDYFCASAVVLHSVYLCCVRTLGLQRPALISIFRAFLLLFLACHISYLTLVRFDYGYNMAANAGIGLLNLAWWLRWCLRNRPRLPHVWKCAAVVLLLQALALLELLDFPPLFWVLDAHALWHIGTIPLNVLFYSFLMDDSLYLLKANSDLFKVD, translated from the exons ATGGCGGCCGGCGGCGCGGCGCGGAccgcgctgctgctgctgcttggagcagcagcGGCGCCGGTCCCGGCCCGGGGCTCGCAAGGGGACCGGGAGCCGCTGTACCGCGAGTGCCTGAGCCGCTGCGAGCGGCAGAACTGCTCGGGGGCGGCGCTGAAGCACTTCCGCGCTCGCCAACCGCTCTACATGGGCCTGACAG GCTGGAGCTGCCGAGACGACTGCAAGTACGACTGCATGTGGCGGACGGTGCGGCTCTACCTGCAGGGGGGCCACAGAGTGCCCCAGTTCCACGGCAAG TGGCCCTTCCGGCGcttcctctgcttccaggagccggcctcagcctttgcctcctTCCTCAACGGCCTGGCCAGCTTCGTCATGCTGCTGCGCTACAAGGCCGCCGTGCCCCCGGCCTCCCCCATGTACCACACCTGCGTCGCCTTCGCCTGG gtcTCCTTGAACGCCTGGTTCTGGTCCACCGTCTTCCACACTCGGGACACAGCTGTGACAGAG AAGCTGGACTACTTCTGTGCTTCGGCCGTGGTGCTGCACTCTGTGTACCTCTGCTGCGTCAG GACTCTGGGGCTGCAGCGTCCAGCCTTAATCAGCATCTTCAgggccttcctcctcctcttcctcgccTGCCACATCTCCTACCTGACCCTGGTCCGCTTCGACTACGGCTACAACATGGCAGCCAACGCCGGCATCG ggctgctgaaCCTGGCCTGGTGGCTGCGCTGGTGCCTGCGGAACCGCCCGCGCCTGCCCCACGTCTGGAAGTGTGCGgcggtggtgctgctgctgcaggccctggcgctgctggagctgctcgacttcccccccctcttctGGGTGCTGGATGCCCATGCcctctggcacattggcaccaTCCCCCTCAACGTCCTCTTCTACAG TTTCCTGATGGATGACAGCCTCTACCTCCTGAAGGCCAACTCTGACCTCTTCAAAGTGGActag
- the ERBB2 gene encoding receptor tyrosine-protein kinase erbB-2 has translation MIPAGPCLCAGLLLAALCPAAAAEVCTGTDMKLLHPSSPESHYETLRHLYQGCQVVQGNLELTYLPPDADTSFLKDIKEVQGYVLIAENQVRQLELQNLRIIRGTQLFQERYALAVVGNASPDGTTGLRQLGMRHLTEILKGGVRIERNPQLCFQETILWSDIFHRYNELRAHVQVESTRTRSCPDCRALCAEGHCWGEEPQDCQTLTNSICHGCPRCKGKKPTDCCHEQCAAGCTGPKHSDCLACLNFNRSGICELHCPPLVIYNSDTFESVPNRDGRYTFGASCVSQCPYNYLATEVGSCTLVCPQNSQEVTVNNVQKCEKCSKPCPEVCYGLGVDFLKGVRAVNASNIQHFSGCTKIFGSLAFLPETFEGDPNTTTPPLDPKLLRIFESLEELTGFLYIAAWPPDLQDLGVFQNLRVIRGRVLHNGAYSLTLRDLAVRALGLRALQEISSGMVLVHHNPQLCFLQKVPWGSIFRHPRQRLFQAHNKPPEQCESEGLVCFHLCAQGHCWGPGPTQCVACERFLRGQECVASCNLLDGAVREHANGTRCLPCHPECQPQNGTETCFGSEADQCVACAHYKDAQQCVRRCPSGVKADASFVPVWKYPDEDGICQLCPTNCTHSCTIRDEDGCPVDQKPSQATSIIAGVVGALLVVVLLLSTVVCVKRRRQQERKHTMRRLLQETELVEPLTPSGALPNQAQMRILKETELKKVKVLGSGAFGTVYKGIWIPDGESVKIPVAIKVLRENTSPKANKEILDEAYVMAGVGSPYVSRLLGICLTSTVQLVTQLMPYGCLLDYVRENKDHIGSQDLLNWCVQIAKGMSYLEEVRLVHRDLAARNVLVKSPNHVKITDFGLARLLDIDETEYHADGGKVPIKWMALESILRRRFTHQSDVWSYGVTVWELMTFGAKPYDGIPAREIPDLLEKGERLPQPPICTIDVYMIMVKCWMIDSECRPKFRELVTEFSRMARDPQRFVVIQNDMVGLPSSMDSTFYRALLDEEDMDDLVDAEEYLVPHQGFFSAETSTTYRSRISSTRSTVETPADVEEGEGLAAFPFPPQGLGEGPESSVPEVPEGDSVAKVALQSPSGREPSTLPRYSEDPTGLVAEESESPDPESFTPPAAHPPVPGRSLCSLPGGCPTAPAPRLAAVVPNVPLPPAEYVNQAGEQCPSPRQPCPPPSPPDKPKGHQGKNGLIKEAKHPCPGSFTHAVENPEYLAPPGPPAPFSQAFDNPYYWNQDPLKAASPEGGPGTTPTAENPEYLGLAGPEDAVV, from the exons ATGATCCCGGCCGGACCCTGCCTCTGCGCCGGGCTCCTGCTTGCCGCCCTCTGCCCCGCAGCCGCCGCCGAAG TCTGCACGGGGACCGACATGAAGCTGCTGCATCCCTCCAGCCCCGAGAGCCACTACGAGACCCTGAGGCATCTCTACCAGGGCTGCCAGGTGGTGCAGGGCAACCTGGAGCTCACCTACCTGCCCCCCGACGCTGACACCTCCTTCCTCAAG gacaTCAAGGAGGTGCAAGGCTATGTGCTGATCGCGGAGAACCAAgtgaggcagctggagctgcagaaccTGCGCATCATCCGCGGCACGCAGCTCTTCCAGGAGCGCTATGCCCTGGCCGTGGTGGGCAACGCTAGCCCCGATGGCACCACAGGGCTGCGCCAGCTGGGCATGCGGCACCTCACAG AGATCCTGAAGGGGGGGGTGCGCATCGAGAGgaacccccagctctgcttccaggaGACCATCCTCTGGTCGGACATCTTCCACCGCTACAACGAGCTCCGTGCCCACGTCCAAGTGGAGAGCACCCGCACCCGCAGCT GTCCGGACTGCCGGGCGCTGTGTGCcgaggggcactgctggggtgaGGAGCCACAGGACTGCCAGACCT TGACCAACAGCATCTGCCACGGCTGCCCACGCTGCAAGGGCAAGAAGCCCACGGACTGCTGCCACGAGCAGTGTGCCGCCGGCTGCACCGGCCCCAAGCACTCCGACTGCCTG GCGTGCCTGAACTTCAACCGGAGCGGGATCTGCGAGCTGCACTGCCCCCCCCTCGTCATCTACAACTCAGACACCTTCGAGTCGGTGCCCAACCGCGACGGGCGCTACACCTTCGGTGCCAGCTGCGTCAGCCAGTGCCCCT acaACTACCTTGCCACCGAGGTGGGGTCCTGCACCCTGGTGTGCCCCCAGAACAGCCAGGAGGTGACAGTCAACAACGTCCAGAAGTGTGAGAAGTGCAGCAAGCCCTGCCCGGAGG tgtGCTATGGGCTGGGAGTGGATTTCCTCAAGGGCGTCCGCGCCGTGAACGCCTCCAACATCCAGCACTTCAGTGGCTGCACCAAGATCTTCGGCAGCTTGGCCTTCCTGCCAGAGACCTTTGAGGG GGAccctaacaccaccaccccacccctggACCCCAAACTGCTGCGGATCTTCgagagcctggaggagctgaCAG GCTTCCTCTACATCGCTGCTTGGCCTCCTGACCtgcaggacctgggggtcttCCAAAACCTGCGTGTGATCCGGGGGCGAGTGCTGCACAA CGGTGCCTACTCCCTGACGCTGCGGGACCTGGCGGTGCGGGCGCTGGGGCTCCGTGCCCTGCAGGAGATCAGCAGTGGGATGGTCCTGGTGCACCacaacccccagctctgcttcctgcagaagGTGCCATGGGGCAGCATCTTTCGCCACCCTCGCCAGAGACTCTTCCAGGCCCACAACAAACCCCCCGAGCAGTGCG agAGCGAGGGGCTGGTTTGCttccacctctgtgcccaggggcactgctgggggcccGGCCCCACCCAGTGCGTGGCCTGCGAGCGGTTCCTGCGCGGCCAGGAGTGCGTCGCCTCCTGCAACCTCCTGGATGG AGCCGTCCGGGAGCACGCCAACGGCACGCggtgcctgccctgccaccccGAGTGCCAGCCCCAGAACGGCACCGAGACCTGCTTCGGATCG GAGGCAGACCAGTGCGTGGCTTGTGCCCACTACAAGGACGCGCAGCAGTGCGTGCGGCGCTGCCCCAGCGGGGTGAAGGCTGACGCCTCCTTCGTGCCAGTCTGGAAGTACCCCGATGAAGAtggcatctgccagctctgccccaccaaCTGCACCCACTC GTGTACCATCCGGGACGAGGACGGCTGCCCGGTGGACCAGAAGCCAAG CCAGGCCACCTCCATCATTGCTGGCGTGGTTGGGGCTCTGCTGGTCGtggtcctgctgctcagcaccgtgGTCTGCGTCAAGCGCCGGCGGCAGCAGGAGCGGAAGCACACCATGAGGCGCCTGCTGCAGGAGACTGAG ctggtggagcCACTGACCCCCAGCGGAGCCCTCCCCAACCAAGCCCAGATGAGGATCCTCAAGGAGACAGAGCTGAAGAAGGTGAAGGTCCTGGGCTCCGGCGCTTTCGGCACTGTCTATAAG ggcatcTGGATCCCCGATGGGGAGAGCGTGAAGATCCCGGTGGCCATCAAGGTGCTGCGGGAGAACACATCGCCCAAGGCCAACAAGGAGATCCTGGAC GAGGCCTACGTgatggcaggggtgggcagcccCTACGtgtccaggctgctgggcatcTGCCTGACCTCCACGGTGCAGCTGGTGACGCAGCTGATGCCCTACGGCTGCCTGCTGGACTATGTGCGGGAGAACAAGGACCACATCGGCTCCCAGGACCTGCTCAACTGGTGTGTGCAGATCGCCAAG GGGATGAGCTACCTGGAGGAGGTGAGGCTGGTGCACCGGGACCTGGCGGCTCGCAACGTCCTGGTCAAGAGCCCAAACCACGTCAAGATCACCGACTTCGGGCTGGCACGGCTGCTGGACATCGATGAGACCGAGTACCACGCCGATGGGGGCAAG gtgcccatcaagtggatggctctggaGTCCATCCTGCGCCGGCGCTTCACCCACCAGAGCGACGTCTGGAGCTACG GTGTCACCGTGTGGGAGCTGATGACCTTTGGGGCCAAGCCCTACGACGGGATCCCGGCGCGGGAGatccctgacctgctggagaagggcGAGAGGCTGCCGCAGCCTCCCATCTGCACCATCGACGTCTACATGATCATGGTGAAAT gctggatgaTCGACTCCGAGTGCCGGCCCAAGTTCCGGGAGCTGGTGACCGAGTTCTCCCGCATGGCCAGGGACCCCCAGCGCTTCGTGGTCATCCAG aaCGACATGGTcgggctgcccagctccatggaCAGCACTTTCTACCGGGCCCTGCTGGACGAGGAGGACATGGACGACCTGGTGGACGCCGAGGAGTACCTGGTCCCTCACCAGGGCTTCTTCAGCGCCGAGACCTCCACCACCTACCGCAGCCGCATCTCCTCCACGCGG AGCACAGTGGAGACCCCGGCGGACGTGGAGGAGGGCGAGGGCTTggctgccttccccttccccccgcAGGGCCTGGGGGAGGGGCCAGAGAGCTCCGTGCCAGAGGTGCCCGAGGGGGACAGCGTGGCCAAGgtggccctgcagagcccctcGGGGCGggagcccagcaccctgccgcGGTACAGCGAGGACCCCACCGGGCTGGTGGCCGAGGAGAGCGAGAGCCCGGACCCTGAGAGCttcacccccccagcagcccacccCCCCGTGCCAGGTAGGAGCctgtgcagcctccctgggggctgcccaacTGCGCCGGCACCCAGGCTGGCCGCGGTGGTCCCCAAcgtgcccctgccccctgcagagTACGTGAACCAGGCCGGGGAGCAGTGCCCCTCGCCCCGgcagccctgcccgcccccATCCCCCCCGGACAAGCCCAAGGGGCACCAGGGCAAGAACGGGCTGATCAAGGAGGCCAAGcacccctgcccaggctccttCACCCACGCCGTGGAGAACCCCGAGTACCTGGCACCCCCCGGGCCGCCTGCCCCCTTCAGCCAGGCTTTCGACAACCCTTACTACTGGAACCAGGACCCCCTGAAGGCTGCCAGCCCCGAGGGTGGCCCTGGCACGACGCCCACGGCCGAGAACCCCGAGtacctggggctggctggcccCGAGGACGCCGTGGTGTAG